The following proteins are encoded in a genomic region of Terriglobia bacterium:
- a CDS encoding 3-deoxy-D-manno-octulosonic acid transferase, giving the protein MYFLYSAFTALAAILLLPYWVVQGLRHGKYFSNLGQRLGLAYPTLEKLPRQRPGAIWVHAVSVGEALAGLGLARRLKEQNPGRPLIVSTTTLTGQTLARERMPFADAVVYFPLDWGFAVRRAFRAVQPEIVVILETELWPNFLREAARRSVPVVVVSGRLSPRSFARYQRWLGALGLFLRPFLARMLALPAAFLMQTADDAARIRALGAPPGRVFVSGNLKYDQELPADSALCAWLEKEVNARSRRPLVVAGSVVANEEPLTLIAFGTARGEHPRALLVLAPRKPERFEAAAEFIREAHWKFLRRSQLAIPGPFGQGLPASGVSPVIPDDVTVLLLDSIGELASLYRAADVVFVGGSLVPSGGHNILEPAAFGKIPVFGPHTENFAEMTARFVEAGAAIRVESPEDVGVAWIDLLKNPARMQEMGAKAKRLVEESRGATARALAEITRVLGGGKGR; this is encoded by the coding sequence TTGTATTTTCTCTATAGCGCGTTTACGGCGCTGGCCGCCATCCTGCTTCTGCCCTACTGGGTGGTTCAGGGGCTGCGCCACGGCAAATATTTCTCGAATCTGGGGCAGCGGCTCGGCCTGGCGTATCCAACACTGGAGAAGCTCCCCAGGCAGCGCCCGGGGGCCATCTGGGTGCACGCCGTGTCGGTCGGCGAGGCCCTGGCCGGGCTGGGCCTGGCGCGGCGCTTGAAAGAGCAGAATCCCGGCCGCCCGCTCATCGTCTCCACCACGACGCTCACCGGGCAGACCCTGGCCCGCGAGCGCATGCCCTTTGCCGATGCGGTGGTCTATTTTCCCCTCGACTGGGGTTTCGCCGTGCGCCGCGCCTTCCGCGCCGTGCAGCCGGAGATCGTCGTGATCCTGGAGACGGAGCTGTGGCCGAACTTCCTGCGTGAGGCGGCGCGGCGCAGCGTGCCCGTGGTTGTCGTCAGCGGACGGCTCTCTCCGCGGTCGTTTGCGCGCTACCAGCGCTGGCTCGGGGCGCTAGGCCTTTTTCTGCGGCCGTTTCTGGCCCGCATGCTGGCCCTGCCCGCGGCTTTTCTGATGCAGACCGCGGACGATGCCGCGCGCATCCGCGCGCTGGGCGCGCCCCCCGGCCGCGTCTTCGTCAGCGGCAACCTCAAATACGATCAGGAGCTGCCGGCCGATTCGGCGCTTTGCGCCTGGCTGGAGAAGGAAGTCAACGCGCGGAGCCGGCGGCCGCTGGTGGTGGCCGGCAGCGTGGTGGCCAATGAAGAGCCGCTTACGCTGATCGCCTTCGGCACGGCCCGGGGCGAGCATCCGCGCGCGCTGCTGGTCCTCGCACCGCGCAAGCCGGAGCGTTTCGAGGCCGCCGCGGAGTTCATCCGGGAGGCCCACTGGAAATTCCTGCGGCGCTCGCAATTGGCCATTCCCGGCCCCTTCGGGCAGGGCCTGCCCGCGTCCGGCGTTTCCCCGGTGATACCCGACGACGTCACCGTGCTGCTGCTCGACAGCATCGGGGAGCTGGCTTCGCTCTATCGCGCCGCCGATGTGGTCTTCGTGGGCGGCTCGCTGGTGCCCTCGGGCGGGCACAACATTCTGGAGCCCGCGGCGTTCGGCAAGATTCCGGTCTTCGGGCCGCACACGGAAAATTTTGCGGAAATGACCGCGCGTTTCGTGGAGGCGGGCGCGGCTATTCGCGTGGAGAGCCCCGAGGATGTGGGTGTGGCGTGGATCGACCTGCTGAAGAATCCCGCGCGCATGCAGGAGATGGGTGCGAAGGCCAAGCGCCTGGTGGAAGAGAGCCGCGGGGCGACCGCGCGGGCCCTGGCGGAAATCACGCGGGTGCTGGGGGGCGGAAAGGGGAGATGA
- the waaF gene encoding lipopolysaccharide heptosyltransferase II codes for MKILVRATNWVGDAILALPALRALRGKWPEAEISVLARPYVADIYRGQQVADRLLPYDVRGEHRGWRGRERLVEELRGQRFDLAVLLQNAFDAAWLAWRAGIPQRVGYARDGRSLLLTRAIPVPRPGEIPAHEQFYYLELLRRAGWLDALKGEEHIPLSVSEAQRRQAAETLRRAGARPQALRVAIGEGASYGSAKCWPPAHFAALAGALQDRFDCDVILFGTASEARVSQAIIAEMKRLPIDLTGQTAIADLPALLAQCHLFIGNDSGAMHVAAAVGLPVVAVFGPTDPQGTAPVTPRCTVVQEKPHCSPCFLRRCPIDHRCMTRIAPEAVAAAASSWLEARNASHA; via the coding sequence ATGAAGATACTGGTCCGCGCCACGAACTGGGTGGGCGACGCCATCCTGGCGCTGCCCGCGCTGCGCGCCTTGCGCGGCAAATGGCCGGAGGCCGAAATCAGCGTTTTGGCGCGGCCCTATGTTGCGGACATCTACCGCGGGCAGCAGGTGGCGGACCGTCTTCTCCCCTACGACGTGCGCGGCGAGCACCGCGGCTGGCGCGGGCGGGAACGCCTGGTGGAGGAGTTGCGCGGCCAGCGCTTCGATCTCGCCGTCCTGTTGCAGAACGCTTTTGACGCCGCCTGGCTCGCCTGGCGCGCCGGAATCCCCCAGCGCGTCGGCTATGCCCGGGATGGCCGCAGCCTGCTCCTGACCCGCGCCATCCCCGTGCCGCGTCCCGGGGAGATCCCCGCCCACGAGCAGTTTTACTATCTGGAGTTGCTGCGCCGCGCCGGCTGGCTCGACGCCCTGAAAGGGGAGGAGCATATCCCGCTGTCTGTCTCCGAAGCGCAACGCCGGCAAGCCGCTGAGACTCTTCGAAGAGCCGGCGCGCGCCCGCAAGCCCTGCGGGTGGCCATTGGCGAGGGGGCTTCCTACGGCTCGGCCAAATGCTGGCCGCCGGCGCACTTTGCGGCGCTGGCCGGGGCGCTGCAGGACCGGTTCGATTGCGATGTGATACTGTTCGGCACGGCTTCGGAAGCCCGCGTCTCGCAGGCCATCATCGCTGAAATGAAGCGCCTTCCCATTGATCTGACTGGCCAGACGGCCATCGCCGATCTGCCCGCGCTGCTTGCGCAGTGCCACCTCTTCATCGGCAACGATTCGGGAGCGATGCACGTGGCTGCGGCGGTGGGCCTCCCCGTGGTGGCTGTCTTCGGCCCCACCGACCCGCAGGGCACCGCTCCGGTGACGCCGCGCTGTACCGTGGTGCAGGAAAAGCCGCACTGCAGCCCGTGCTTTCTTCGCCGCTGCCCCATCGATCACCGCTGCATGACGCGCATCGCCCCGGAAGCCGTGGCCGCCGCGGCGAGCTCCTGGCTGGAAGCGAGGAATGCCTCGCATGCCTGA
- the lpxK gene encoding tetraacyldisaccharide 4'-kinase → MNLPLALRMLLWPFSVAYGAVVRLRAWWYTSGVLGQKRLGAAVISVGNLTVGGTGKTPMVLWLAEKFLAQGKRVAILTRGYRGAGGTSDEVALLKERLQGRVAFGVGSDRYAQGKRLEAQGIDIFLLDDGFQHLRLARDLDIVMIDGMRDLEGEWLLPAGRLREPRSALRRADFCVFTRMDADEELAARGLPQSIFYAKTHLAGFRRLGGDGGLQFLSEIAAGPYFAFCGIGNPLAFFHDLRHWGARLAGTRAFRDHHAYTQADAHDLEHAARKAGAAAFITTEKDSYNLGAARFSSLPVYVCVIEMELFGEDDFLAALEQKIRVRRGAGA, encoded by the coding sequence ATGAACTTGCCGCTGGCTTTGCGCATGCTGCTGTGGCCGTTCTCGGTGGCCTACGGGGCCGTCGTGCGGCTGCGCGCGTGGTGGTATACCAGCGGCGTGCTGGGGCAGAAACGGCTTGGCGCGGCGGTGATCAGCGTCGGCAATCTCACCGTGGGCGGCACGGGTAAAACACCCATGGTGCTGTGGCTGGCGGAAAAGTTTCTGGCGCAGGGCAAGCGCGTGGCTATTCTCACCCGCGGCTACCGCGGCGCCGGCGGCACCAGCGACGAAGTGGCCCTGCTGAAGGAGCGCTTGCAGGGCCGCGTGGCTTTCGGCGTCGGCAGCGACCGCTACGCCCAGGGCAAGCGCCTGGAAGCGCAGGGCATCGACATTTTCCTGCTGGACGACGGATTCCAGCACCTGCGGCTCGCCCGCGATCTGGATATCGTCATGATCGACGGCATGCGCGACCTGGAGGGCGAGTGGCTGCTCCCCGCGGGCCGCCTGCGCGAGCCGCGGAGCGCGCTGCGCCGCGCCGACTTCTGCGTCTTCACGCGCATGGACGCCGACGAGGAGCTCGCCGCCCGCGGACTGCCGCAGTCCATCTTCTACGCCAAGACGCATCTGGCCGGCTTTCGCCGCCTGGGCGGAGACGGCGGGCTGCAGTTCCTGAGCGAAATCGCCGCGGGGCCGTATTTCGCTTTCTGCGGCATCGGCAATCCGCTGGCCTTCTTCCACGATCTGCGGCACTGGGGCGCACGTCTCGCGGGCACCCGCGCCTTCCGCGATCATCATGCCTACACCCAGGCGGACGCGCACGATCTGGAACACGCCGCGCGCAAGGCCGGCGCCGCCGCCTTCATCACCACCGAGAAGGATTCCTACAATCTGGGCGCCGCGCGCTTTTCCTCCTTGCCCGTCTACGTCTGCGTGATCGAGATGGAACTGTTCGGCGAGGACGACTTTCTGGCGGCCCTCGAGCAAAAGATCCGCGTGCGCCGCGGGGCGGGCGCATGA